The Hymenobacter oligotrophus genome segment TTCGGGTTCTCAACCCCCCACACAATGCCCAGCTTGGGGTCGTTCCACATCAAGCCGCCTTCGGAAGCCGGGTGGTAGTAGTTCGAGCATTTGTAGAGGAAGATGGTATCATCTTCGAGAGCCAAGAAGCCGTGGGCAAAGCCTGTGGGTACATACAGCATGTTGGCCCGCGCGGCATCGAGCACCACCTTGGTGTGCTGGCCGTAAGTCGGCGAATCGCGGCGGATATCCACCACCACATCGAGGGCGCGGCCTTTGGCTACGCGCACCAGCTTGGCCTGCGCATAGGGCGGGCGCTGAAAATGCAGCCCACGCAGCACGCCAGCCGCCGACGACGATTGGTTGTCCTGCACCCAGTCGTCCTCGATGCCGGCTTTTTCGGCCAACAACCGGGCGCTAAACGATTCAAAAAAGGCGCCGCGGGCATCGCCAAAAACACGCGGAACAAGCTCGATTACACCAGCCAGCGGGTGCTTAATTACTTCCATCGGGGGAGTAGAATACAGGAGTCGGTAAATACAGGGGCTCGTACGTACGCGGCAGCAAGTTAGGCAGTTTGACGGCTGCCTTGGCGCCGCAGGCCCACTTTGTCCACTATCTGCAGGTACTTCTGCAATACAATACGTTCGTCAAATTTTTGCTCGGCGAGCTGGCGCGAGGCTTCGCCCATGCGGCGCAACTCGGCATCGGGCAGGCGCAGCACCTGCAGCATCTTGGCCCCTAGGTCGTCGGCCGAGCGCACCTGGCACAGGTAGCCGTTGTGGCCATCGAGCACGGTTTCGCGGCAGCCGGGCACATCGGTGGTAACCAGCGGCTTGCCCATGGCGGCGGCTTCGAGCAGGGTTTTTGGCGTGCCTTCGCGGTACGAGGGCAGCACCACACAGTTAGCTTGCCGAATGTGGGCCGGCACATCGTCGGAGGTGCCTAGGTACTCTATGTTGCCGGCCTGCAGCCACTCCTCGAACACGGCGCGCTTCACGCCTACGCCGCCCGATTCGTCGATACCACCTAGGAGTTGAAAGCGCGTGCCGGGCACTTGCGCGCGCACCTGCCGGGCAGCCTCGAAGTACTCCTCCACGCCTTTTTCATACAGCACGCGGGCAATCATCAGGAACACGAACGGCTCGTGGCGCACGGGCGCAGCCGGGTCGGGCCGGTACTTATCTACATCGATGCCCGAGCCGGGCAGCAAGTCGGTAATTTCCTGGCGCACCAAGTTGTGCTGCAGAAACAGCTGCCGGTCGTCGTCGTTCTGGAAAAATACGCGCTTCGGGAATTGAAACGCGAAGCGGTACAGCCCCAACGCCACCTTGCTCACGAGGTTCTTCACGATAAACACCGTGCCCAGGCCCGATACGTTGTTGACGCTGGGCACGCCCGCCAGCTTGGCCGCAATGGTGCCGTAGATGTTGGGCTTGATGGTGTACTGCAGCACCACGTCGGGCCGCTCGCGGCGGTAGATGTCGTAAAAGCGTTTGGTAAGCAGGGCGTCTTTCGCGGGGTTGGTGCCCTTGTTTTCCATGGCAATGGGCACGTAGCGGCAGCCCAGCTCGGTTTCGAGCCGTGCGGAGTAGGCATCGGGCGGGGCTATGGCCAGCACCTCGTGGCCGGCTGCCTGCAGGGCCCGCACCAGGTTGCGCCGGAAATTCCAGATGTTCCAGCTGGTATTGATAACGATGGCAACACGCATAAAAAAGCCGGCGCTAGGGGGCGCCGGTTTGCAAAGGTAGGCAGTTCCAGTTTGGTGGGTAGCACGGCTACATGCGGAATGCTGCCTTGAAAACGAGTGTTCATACCTAGCAATACGTTGCCTTTGGGCTGCATTCACCATTCCCCGGCCACGACTGTTGCCGTATTTTTGTCCGCTCACCTCCTTACCTATGCTTACCATCGCCTTTTATGGCCTTTTCTGCGTCACTTTTTCGGCTGTCGCTCGCATCCTGCGCCCTGCCTATGGTGTGGCGGCCCTGCTGGCCCTAGGTGCCTGCACCGACAGCGCCTCGTCGGAGGCCACGGCCCCGCAGGCCCAACCCGAAGCCGCGGCTCCGGCCGAAGCCGCCCTGGCCGATGCCGGCAAAACCCTGTTTCTGCAAAACTGCGCCCTTTGCCACGGCGAAAACGGCAAGCTGGGCCTCAACGGCGCCCACGACCTTACCAAGAGCAACCTCAACCAAATGGGCCGCGAGTACATGGTAACCAACGGCTTGGGCAAGATGCCCGGTTTCAAAGGCCAGCTCACGCCCGAGCAAATTTCGCAGGTAGCCGCCTACTCCCTTACGCTGCGCTAGCCCGCCGCACCTAGGGACGCCGCCCGGCTGGCCGCCATTGCCGTATACTTACCGTACCGCAAGCCCGCCGCCCGGCGGGCTTGCGGTGTTCCCATCCTTCTCTCTCCCGAACCTGCAACCATGGGCAACCCCTCTTCCAAACGCCGCCAAAACAGCACCCGCCACCCCGGCGCCACCGACTCGGTAAAGGGCCGCGTGGGCCGCATGCTGGCCAAAGGCAACAAAACCCCTACTTACGAAACCGCCCACGAGGCCGAAAAAGCCGTGCTGGTGGCCGTGCCCGACAAGCGCGAAGACGACGCCCGCATCACGGAGTCGCTCGACGAACTGGCGTTTCTCACCGAAACAGCCGGCACCGTACCCATCAAGCGCTTTGTGCAAAAGCTCGAAAAGCCCGACATCCGCACGTTTGTGGGCTCGGGCAAGCTCGAGGAAATCCGGGCCTACGTACAGCACGCCGGCGCCACCACCGTCATCTTCGACGACGACCTTTCGCCCTCGCAGCTGCGCAACCTCGAGAAGGAGCTAAAGGTGAAAATCCTCGACCGCACGCTGCTCATCCTCGATATTTTTGCCCTGCGCGCCAAAACCGCCACGGCCCGCACGCAGGTAGAGCTGGCCCAGTACCAGTACTTACTGCCCCGCCTCACCGGCCTCTGGACGCACTTGGAGCGCCAGCGCGGCGGCGTAGGCATGCGCGGCCCCGGCGAACGGGAAATTGAAACCGACCGCCGCGTGGTGCGCGACCGGATTTCCTTGCTGAAAGAGCAGCTCAAGGATTTTGATAAGCA includes the following:
- the rfbC gene encoding dTDP-4-dehydrorhamnose 3,5-epimerase, with product MEVIKHPLAGVIELVPRVFGDARGAFFESFSARLLAEKAGIEDDWVQDNQSSSAAGVLRGLHFQRPPYAQAKLVRVAKGRALDVVVDIRRDSPTYGQHTKVVLDAARANMLYVPTGFAHGFLALEDDTIFLYKCSNYYHPASEGGLMWNDPKLGIVWGVENPNVSPKDEVHPLLANFDSPF
- a CDS encoding glycosyltransferase family 4 protein, which translates into the protein MRVAIVINTSWNIWNFRRNLVRALQAAGHEVLAIAPPDAYSARLETELGCRYVPIAMENKGTNPAKDALLTKRFYDIYRRERPDVVLQYTIKPNIYGTIAAKLAGVPSVNNVSGLGTVFIVKNLVSKVALGLYRFAFQFPKRVFFQNDDDRQLFLQHNLVRQEITDLLPGSGIDVDKYRPDPAAPVRHEPFVFLMIARVLYEKGVEEYFEAARQVRAQVPGTRFQLLGGIDESGGVGVKRAVFEEWLQAGNIEYLGTSDDVPAHIRQANCVVLPSYREGTPKTLLEAAAMGKPLVTTDVPGCRETVLDGHNGYLCQVRSADDLGAKMLQVLRLPDAELRRMGEASRQLAEQKFDERIVLQKYLQIVDKVGLRRQGSRQTA
- a CDS encoding c-type cytochrome, with product MLTIAFYGLFCVTFSAVARILRPAYGVAALLALGACTDSASSEATAPQAQPEAAAPAEAALADAGKTLFLQNCALCHGENGKLGLNGAHDLTKSNLNQMGREYMVTNGLGKMPGFKGQLTPEQISQVAAYSLTLR